The genomic region ATGGACACAGATAAGTAAAACACATACAGGGGACTTCTTCCTGATACTCAAAACTGATGAGTAACTTCATAATAATACTAAAATGGCTCTCTCGTCCTCGCAAGTCAATACAAACATCATAGAAgtgatggaaatgaaaaatgaaaccatGACAGTGAGTAAATGTGAAACCAGTTTCGATTTGCAGCATCAAATGAACCAGTGTTTCTTCAAAGGGGTATCACTCCGTACTTAACAGACCAAagatcacaaaataaaaccacttgGTGCTTTACTGGAAGAGGAGTACAGGGAAATGGGAAACTTGTGCCTACCCAGCTTCAAACAGTGGCTCAAGGAGATGTGATTATTGTACAAATAGAAAGATTAAGGCTGCCTGAATATACTGTACGTTCATGATGGTCATGAATTTCTTAGCATCTGTGTCTCTTGACTTATGTGAATACATATGACAACGTGGAATTCAACTTAACCCACTTGTTTGTGTCACTTGTTCTGTGACACGATTAAAGTGATAACATCTGAAAAGACGGCTTATGAGTATTATCTTCACAACTATCTTGCTGCTATGCTGCTCAGAGCTGAGTTTCCTCTTGTGTCGTTTGCATGACTTTGTTACTGTGAAAACGgaaaactgcaaataaaatatattaaaagaaTATTGCtgtcccccctcccctctcaaCCTCGTGTGACCTCTAGGACTTTCAGGATGGGTCGTGGCCGGGCCAGCGCTGCGACCTGCCGGTGAACCTGCTCAGAAAAGGGTGCGGACCGGAGTTCTTGGAGCAGTCGGAGGTCAAGGTGGAGGTCAACGCCACCATCGGCAGCACACAAGTGTCCCCACGAGACATCAATATCACCCTCAGACCAGGTGGATGAAAGACTGGATCTGTACATGTTTAGGCCTCAAATACGACTGAATCTGCAGTTTGCACCACATTTTCttgaagctgcagctgtaaaaaTTAAACTTAACTGTTTATAtatgatatatgtgtgtgtgtgtgtgtgtgtgtgtgtgtgtgtgtgtgtgtgtgtgtgtgtgtgtgtaggttcaGAGGCCAGCTTTATAGTGGCTGTGAAGCAGCTAGAGCGTTACCCCGTGGATCTGTACTACTTGGTGGATGTGTCGGCTTCTATGCAGGAAAACCTGGATCATGTAGGTGTTAAAACACTCAGCTGTCGATGCTTCAGCGTGACAGGAACATCTCGCCCATTTTTCTCAaggaaaatgtgtgttatttacagAGCCTGTACCTCTAAACACAGATAATGTCTTAGTATTAGATCACTGGTTGCGTATGAGATGGACAGATAGATTAAATGAGGAATCTCTCAGAGGTAAATGCAGTTTCTGTTTCATTCGCTTGTGTCGTGTCTATCTTGTGTTGTTTTCGTCTTTTGTTCTTATCCCTCTGTGTACCTTTCATTAACCACATTCCTCCTGTCTGTGGTCCAGCTGAAAACGGTGGGTGTAGCCCTGTCTCTGCGTATGACAGAGCACTCCTCAGACCTTTGGCTGGGTTTCGGGTCGTTTGTGGACAAACCTGTCTCCCCTTACATCAACGTCCATCCCTCCAAGATCAACAACCCCTGCAGGTGAGATGCAAAAGTTGTTGGTTTGGTTATTGATTACTGAAAAAAGTGGGTTAATCCTTTCTGTAGCACtcattttgttaatgtttaacACCTTTGAAGCCTGACTCACCATATTCCCCaactaacatttttttcttcgAATGTGTTACTTTAAGCAATTGTTCATAAAAATTGCTCCCATTAGTTGCTCCTAATTTTGTGTGACTCAGGGAGAGACTCATCAGTTGTTGGGGGGGCAACACTGTTATGATGATGAGACCGTGCTGGGAGACTAAAACAACAGACAGGCTTCTGGCATTTGTTTATTCTGGTGGTTGTTTTGGAGCCACGCATTCCTGAATGTTGCAATTAAAATCTTTTTCTGCGCTGCTGGACCGTCTCTGCCTCTCACCAGTGATTATGAGATCCGCTGTCGTCCGGCCCATGGCTTCCACCACGTCCTCAGCATGACGGGGAATATGACCGAGTTCACGCGCGTGATCAAACGCCAGCGCATCTCCGGAAACATGGACACACCTGAAGGAGGGCTGGATGCTATGCTGCAAGCCGCTGTCTGCCAGgtgtgtatatacacatgtTGGGAAGTCAGACAAGAGCTGCATGtgtgaaacaaagagagagggtgTTACCAAAACATTTTGAGATATACATGACACTCAAGTTTCTTGAAAATGTGAGTTAAGTCCAAATTTGGTGGTGAGTCCGCATTCTGGTAAAAGAGGCATTTATTCTGGGAGAATGGCAGCAGTCTGACTCAGCATTGGATAGTGCCACTGGAATCCCACCATTTAATGACACCACTGCTGGGGtattgcagacacacacacacagagtcacagttgCTTATGCTATGGCTGCAGGAGGGCTGTGAGTCACACCACACAGGGGGGCCCCTGAGTAACCAGTCTGCAGGGAATCACCACGGTGGTCATGAGTCCAGAAATAGACTCTCCATTATGTCAGGCCCTCTTATAAGCTCACTGGGTTTCcttaaatacacacacgcacacacacagacccgTTTTCTCTCACAGTCGTCTACGGCGAGTCACAGACATAAAGAGGGAGCCTCTGTGGTGGAAGAATTTCTGCTGCTTCGGTTTTAATGGGGCATTACAGAAAGAGCTGATCACCAAGGGAGCTAATGTAGTTCAGATGAGTAACATGTCTGAATGTGCAGCTTCTTACCACATGTGTAAATCTTCAAAATATGAAGCATGCACAAACAGTATTTTCCACattacacagtacacacacagctTGTGTGAGTGTAGCTGATGAGTGATATAGGGGAATAAAAGATGATGTAATTTGTAAAACTCCTCTCCAAACTCTGGAAGGAGACATAAATCTGTGGTGGTGTCTGGTTCAATTAAGATATAAGTCGTAAGgtttttaaaactaaactaaaacatgatatgacatctttgttttttgtttttttttggtctctctTTTAGAAGGCAGTGGGTTGGCGACCTCAGGCCAAGCGTCTGTTGCTCCTAATGACCGACCAGCCGTCTCACCTCGCCCTGGACAGCCGGCTGGCGGGGATTGTCACGCCACACGATGGCCTGTGTCACCTGGAGAACAACATCTACACAGGGAGCACCAGGatggtgagaggagagagagacgttCGTAGGGTCAGACAAGCTTCACTGAGGATGTGTCAAGCAGACGCGATCAGTGAGGAAGCGGAAGGGAAGCTCAGTTCAAAGTCAGCTTACACGTGTGTTTATCTGCTGAGGCCTTCAGCTAGACGTACAGCACATCTGAAAGCTCACATGGGCACACAGTGATACGGATCGTGTGCACTGGCTGGAGAATCTGAGTGTTCCACACCAATAACAGTTCTATGCCTCAGGATGATACATTGTATACCAACTCCTTCAACTTGTGATTTATAATTCAGTTTGCTGGCTTCTCATTCTCAGGACCATCCCAGCGTGGGTCAGTTGTCTGATAAGCTGCTTGACAACCATATCTACTCCATCTTTGCTGTGGAAAAACAGCAGTACCAGTGGTACGAGGTAATCTCAAACACTGCTGTATGAATAGTATGAATAATTGGTATTGACTAGTGGTAAAAAAATATGTCTTCAccctcatctctctttccttctccagGAGTTGGTACGCTTGCTACCTGGTTCCTACCTGGGAAAGCTAGGCCTCTTCCAGGCTCCAAACCTAATAGAGCTGGTGTTGGACGCATACAAGGTACAGAGCGCTTCAGATTATAATGTCTTTAGATCTCTCCGTTCTCCCACAGTGTGTTATCAGCCCTTAGGGACAACATAGAGAACGACAGGGGCAAGTAAAAGGTTGGAGAGAGGAGCTCAAAGGCACAGCATGAGCTGAATTCATGAGCCCACGCAGTTTTCTGAGGCATTAGTCTGCTGATCTGCTGAGTCAGCATGAACTCAGGCGAGTTTTCTTTTGGCCTTGTTTGATCAGGCAGGCTGACCAGCAGCGCATTCCTGTTTGCAGAGAAGAACTGTGAATCAGTGATACTACGGTATGTTTCTGAAAGCACCCACagctcatactgtatgtatccaGAAAGTTTAGGTTTGAACGTCAAAGACACTTTGTAGCGAAACTGAAACTCATTGGAATTGTGAAGTTGGAGAAAGCAGAtgatggagggggggggggggttggttGCTGAAGGCCTAAtgatacagaaaaacacagatgagaaCAGGAGGTTAAGGAGGGGTGAGGCCTTCTGTGCATggctgagtgtgagtgtgtgtctatgtgtgtgtgtgagagagagagagagagagactaggCGTTTGTTCAGTTGGCAGCAGTCTAGGCTATAATCTTGCCTCAGGCACAGAACTCCATTGTTTGCTTCGAGAATCTGCCGAATCCACAGATCCGGGTGCACAGCCACgcgtacatacacacaaacacacgtacgtgcacacacacacacacacacacacacacaagtagcGGAGCCCGAACAGAAGCTGGTATTATAATAGCTATCAGATCCCCGCGGAAACCATGTGTCCTAATCATGGACGAATACAAAGATGCTATTTTTGGCCCCACCTCCTTTTTCCCATAAACCCCCCCTTTATGTCAAAAAGGACAACAATGAAGGCTTTCTGGGGACATGTGACAACTTTAATTAATCACCgttctccctttctgtctctctgtctcattctcgCTTCATTACTTTTCACTCTTGCAGATTACGttcattaaaattttaaattgtCACTGTTCTTCCTGCTCTCTTTTATCTCAGCCTACGTTCATTTGCAGCCGGCATAATGCATTGGCTTTAAAGAATGATGTCTTGATGTCAAGTACTAAATTTGCTTTCTCATCTCTCCCCCACCCCTTGCTCCACCCAGAGGTTGTTGTCGGAGGTGGCGCTGTCAGTGTCGGTGGAGGACAAGGCGGTCAGCAGGTACTGggtgtctgtgtctcctctctgtcctgacGGGTCCACAGCTAAGGACCAGAGCTGCTCGGGGGTGCAGCCCGACCAGacggtaaacacacacacaaacatgcattcagtactcaaaaaaaaaaaaaaaggatcagagctctcacacactcatgaTGAGTAAGAATTTAGCAAATATTACTTGGATTTATACAGAAATCTTTCAAATTAAGCCTCCAGAGATGTCAGAGGACATTTATTGGTTGGATTGGATTACTTtgacagatacagacacacacaggcatcgCTGAGAGCTCTACGTGACAGAAAAGATTTGGTAAATAATCCGAGCTGAGCGGATTACAGGCTGTATTTAACAGGAAAACATTTCCATGTGATTTCACGACCTTTGCATCCCGAGATCCCTATCTTGCCTATGAGAGCGTGTATGCACACAAATAGGACATTTATATTTAGAAGTAGGTTATTGGACATCCACTGCTCTCATACCTGAGTCCTACATATTCTGCCCCACTGCAAGGAGCTTTTTTTTCATACTTCTCTGCACTACACAGGAGCCCATTTGGTCCTAATTGGAGCACTTAGACTACATGTTGAAATTTCCTTTCTGTTCACTCCCTAAACTGCCTATGAGACTCCTCTCCTCCTTAACCTTTTGGGGCTCTTAACTTTTTCGAACACAAAGCTGCCTAATCACGGCTCTTTAGTTACTCCATTGTACACAGTGAGGGAAGTTCAGCCATTTTAATCCATGGGGTGATTAAAGTGAATTATGGAAAGTACCCACACTTACCAGAATGGTGATAAAAACCGAGCAAAAAAGGGGCCTGATTATTGATTCAAAGCTTTGGCATGCACAGTTTTCCACATAAACCACATCAGCagaataatcatttaaattaaGTCAGAATCCAACTATTTAAGCCTTATCAGAGATTGTCATAATTATGCAATGAGAAGTAGCTCATATTATGTCATTCCCTTTAGATTTACAGCAGGGGCTTTGTGGGGAGAAATAAATTTTTATACTCTGCTTCAGTCTCCTGGAACTGCTCAAGCATCTCTGAGGCAACAGCAGACtcttgagagagaaaagactgtTAAATAGTCTGTTCAGTTGGTATTTTTATTAACTTGTCTCGTGAAGATCTGTCACTATTTCCCCTTCCCAACACAGACAACAATGGCTTTCAAGTTTATCATGTATTATATCTGCAACAATTGCATTTTTAATGTATGTTAGGACTGGATGATTGCAGTTTTATATTTACCTTTAATATTGTTGAATAGATCTCCTTATTAATTCATTAGCAAAACTAAGTTTCTACAGCCACgttgctttgagctaaatgctaatgtcagcatgctaacatgctcacaatgacaatgctaacatgctgattataagcaggtataatgtttgaTGATCACTATCTTATTTTAGAAGAGGACCTACGTTAAAATCACGTAAGACTCACTCAGTAGCTGTCTTTAACTTCTTTGTCTTCCTATGCAGGTTTACTTCAATATCACCATTGGCCTGCGCTCTTGCCCTGACAAtggtgaagatgaagatgtacAAGTGATGGTTCGCCCTGTGGGTTACAACGAATCCACTGTCATCAGGATTCACTCTAAATGCAGCTGCAGTTGTGGACCAGAGAAGCGCTGTCATGACGACAGCCAATCGCAGTGCGCAGGCACTCAAGATGGCGCCAGTCAGGGGCAGAAGCCAGATCATGGACTGACTGATGACTCAAATGGGGATTCAAACTGGAAATGCAGAGCTGATGGGTCCGATGTGGACTGCAGCGGCCGGGGAGTGTGTGAGTGcggaaggtgtgtgtgtgaacagaacAGGCTCGGGACAGTATATGGGAAATACTGCGAGATAGACGACTTCTCCTGCCCGTATGAAGGGGGCCTGATGTGTGGAGGTGAGGAGGCACACACCTTAAAAATGAAGAATCATGTATATTATGTTTATAGAGATATTACAAGAAATTAAAAAGTACTAATATGAGCTAAGTTCACTTCTGTAACACTTTTCCTTTTGACTCTGTCTGTCGTTCTCAGgacggggtgtgtgtgtgttaggtgagtgtgtgtgtgaggacggCTGGACGGGCGATAGCTGCACCTGTCACGTCTCCACAGCGACCTGCCAATCAGCCAGCGGCTTAGTATGCAGCGGGCGAGGAAGATGTGAGTgtggcaagtgtgtgtgtgatgacccCCGGTACTCTGGAGACTTCTGTGAGAGATGTCCTGCTTGCCAAAGCACCTGCCAATCATACTGGTACTTGTCAGTTTCTGTTCGCTACTGCAAAGCATGATGGGAGCTCCTACAGAAAGCTTTGTAGCTGAAGCTGACACactgttttgtctctttcttctaGGAAGTGTGTGGACTGCCACCTGTCTCACGGTCTCACACAAAAAGAGGCGGGACACTGCAACAACACCTGCGCACCATTGGTGGGCTACATGGATGATGTATCAGGTAAAATCAGTTTAGCCAGTGGAATCTGCTCTGAACCTACAGAGTAACTTAACACCAGGTTGTAAAGCAGtgtttcactccctctctgGTTGAAAGTTTCCACACCCAACATCAATGATGACTGTGTTTGGCTGATGTCAGAAATGTAACTACACCCAATAGTGATGTCACAAGGTACTCACACAGCCAGGAGTACACTTCTACTTCACCGCAACAAGGTGAAGAAGTTAAACCACTGcatgtcaacaaaaacaagattttcagcTGTATTAACTAATTCTTTTTGGCTGCTTACGGGCagcacaacaagctgtaaacacaacacagacatactgtTTTTTACCACCTTAGAAAGTTATTAAGCAACAAGTTAGCAGACGCTAGCATGGATTTAGAAGTAAATTTTCATTCTGATTTGgtttccaccaactcctgagaaacaTATCTGGCTCTTTAACTACTAAatactccactgtgttcaccatctagtctctaactttgtctgtcGGTCTTTTGGTGCAATTGGTTTATCAGAGTATTTTTGTTAATACAAACAGCTgcctgcagctgctggaaaGGATGGCTGGtgagaaaaccaaacaaaccgACTAAAAGACCATAAGAATGAGGGCAATCTCAGAGTCAGGTGATGGACAGGCTCTTGTTTTGAGACTGTCACTAGGGCTTGGAGTTTGTTTGGACTGAACAATATCTCACTtcaactctccctctctctctctctctctctctctctctctctatttttccatttttaggCCAAGCAGGGGAGATGTGGATTCAGTGCATGTACATCAGTAATGACAGCTGTAGGTATCGCTTTCAAACCAGCTCACACTCTGGTCAGACCCAGCTTCACATCAGCACAAGACCAGGTATaatgctaaaacacacacacacatacacacacacacacacacacacagacacacatgcctTCATTCGAGGTCACTTCCGCTGCTACCATTGCTGCACTGCTGTACCCCGGTGTATTTGAGTCAGCAAGTCTGCTGTCAGTGTTACAGCTGTATTTTACATTTCCCTTCAGCTCCCAGCTCACTTTTCCCGATTttcacagccacacacacacacgcacacacacacacacaatttaaaacCCACTACCTCACACATGCCCtgggttacacacacacacacatacacacacattattgcACATCCAAGTGTTACAGTTCATCCCCGCCTTCCCAATTTTTGGAACAGCACTGCTCATTGTGCAtcgcccccccccctccctccctctttatCTCCCCCTACCCCCagacccccctccctcccccctccacccaaCGGGACACTCTCTTCCTGCTCACGCCCACCCCTCCCGGGTGCAGCAGGAGCCAGGTCTCCATGGTAACCCTGTTACAAAATGTCAGAGCGGTCTTTGGGCTCTTTGTGTTGAGCGATGAGCCCGTCATCCACACATGCTccccagcagacacacagcctGATAGCTATTCAGTTCAGCACCACTGGCACAGCTGCCACTGACCGAACTGTGTGTAGTGtgtaaagtaactaagtacatttactcaagtactgtactaaAGTGCAATGTGGgggtacttgtactttacttaaGTGTTTTTTTATGCTTCTGCTCCACCAttccagagggaaatattgtttttttccgCCATTATTTAACAACTGTAGTTAACCTTCAGATTAACATTTTAtgtataaaaaaacataatatgcTTATGAAACAAAATGCCCTGTTAAAGATTGAATTAATGGCTC from Lates calcarifer isolate ASB-BC8 linkage group LG3, TLL_Latcal_v3, whole genome shotgun sequence harbors:
- the itgb8 gene encoding integrin beta-8 isoform X2; this translates as MTSWLRTHGSVPLCLLLCCVVVAVCAEAPGAGDGVCSSPSITSCAECLRRGPQCAWCFSEDFQDGSWPGQRCDLPVNLLRKGCGPEFLEQSEVKVEVNATIGSTQVSPRDINITLRPGSEASFIVAVKQLERYPVDLYYLVDVSASMQENLDHLKTVGVALSLRMTEHSSDLWLGFGSFVDKPVSPYINVHPSKINNPCSDYEIRCRPAHGFHHVLSMTGNMTEFTRVIKRQRISGNMDTPEGGLDAMLQAAVCQAVGWRPQAKRLLLLMTDQPSHLALDSRLAGIVTPHDGLCHLENNIYTGSTRMDHPSVGQLSDKLLDNHIYSIFAVEKQQYQWYEELVRLLPGSYLGKLGLFQAPNLIELVLDAYKRLLSEVALSVSVEDKAVSRYWVSVSPLCPDGSTAKDQSCSGVQPDQTVYFNITIGLRSCPDNGEDEDVQVMVRPVGYNESTVIRIHSKCSCSCGPEKRCHDDSQSQCAGTQDGASQGQKPDHGLTDDSNGDSNWKCRADGSDVDCSGRGVCECGRCVCEQNRLGTVYGKYCEIDDFSCPYEGGLMCGGRGVCVLGECVCEDGWTGDSCTCHVSTATCQSASGLVCSGRGRCECGKCVCDDPRYSGDFCERCPACQSTCQSYWKCVDCHLSHGLTQKEAGHCNNTCAPLVGYMDDVSGQAGEMWIQCMYISNDSCRYRFQTSSHSGQTQLHISTRPECASSSRLVGTFLSVCALTVLCGLVVVAMSRLLLQKKGWSPGGTAEDGIYHCTGKDLSYIPTTNEKTVTYRRDHPPDHPVEMHIQVPKMPLGDPWQY
- the itgb8 gene encoding integrin beta-8 isoform X1; the encoded protein is MTSWLRTHGSVPLCLLLCCVVVAVCAEAPGAGDGVCSSPSITSCAECLRRGPQCAWCFSEDFQDGSWPGQRCDLPVNLLRKGCGPEFLEQSEVKVEVNATIGSTQVSPRDINITLRPGSEASFIVAVKQLERYPVDLYYLVDVSASMQENLDHLKTVGVALSLRMTEHSSDLWLGFGSFVDKPVSPYINVHPSKINNPCSDYEIRCRPAHGFHHVLSMTGNMTEFTRVIKRQRISGNMDTPEGGLDAMLQAAVCQKAVGWRPQAKRLLLLMTDQPSHLALDSRLAGIVTPHDGLCHLENNIYTGSTRMDHPSVGQLSDKLLDNHIYSIFAVEKQQYQWYEELVRLLPGSYLGKLGLFQAPNLIELVLDAYKRLLSEVALSVSVEDKAVSRYWVSVSPLCPDGSTAKDQSCSGVQPDQTVYFNITIGLRSCPDNGEDEDVQVMVRPVGYNESTVIRIHSKCSCSCGPEKRCHDDSQSQCAGTQDGASQGQKPDHGLTDDSNGDSNWKCRADGSDVDCSGRGVCECGRCVCEQNRLGTVYGKYCEIDDFSCPYEGGLMCGGRGVCVLGECVCEDGWTGDSCTCHVSTATCQSASGLVCSGRGRCECGKCVCDDPRYSGDFCERCPACQSTCQSYWKCVDCHLSHGLTQKEAGHCNNTCAPLVGYMDDVSGQAGEMWIQCMYISNDSCRYRFQTSSHSGQTQLHISTRPECASSSRLVGTFLSVCALTVLCGLVVVAMSRLLLQKKGWSPGGTAEDGIYHCTGKDLSYIPTTNEKTVTYRRDHPPDHPVEMHIQVPKMPLGDPWQY